TCCCGGGAAGGACGGGCGTCGTCTGGACGTACCGCATGGGTTCACTCGCAAGCGCCCCCTGCTCCCAGACTTCGTCCCAGACGCTGCCAATGGGGTGGAAGCTGCTGAACAGGTTCGGTCCACCGACCCCGAAGAAGATGCGAGCGGTCTCACCCGTCTTCACGTTCATCTCGGCGTACTTGTCTGGTGTGATGGCATACTTTTCGCCGTTCATCAGGACGTAGGTGGGGTCCTCCATCGCCATCCGCGCGAAATCGAACTCGTGGTGGCCCTTTTGGCCGGTCTTGCCGGTCGTGTAGAGTTCGTGCTGACCGAGATAGAACTCGTGGTCCACGGGAGGCAATCCCTCTTCTGGTTCGACGAGGATGATGCCGAACATCCCGGCGGAGATGTGATAGTCAACGTCCGCGACCGCACAGTGGTAGATGAACGCGCCCGGATAGGTCACCTTGAATCGGAGCCGTCGTTCTTCGCCTGGGGCGACCACGGTTGCCTCCGCACCGCCGCCCGGGCCGCGCGCAGCGTGAAAGTCCACATTGTGAACCATCGCATTGTCCTCGTGATTTCGAATGGTGAGATCCACTGTGTCACCGACACGGGTGCGGATAAACGGCCCTGGAACCTGGCCATTGAACGTCATGTATGTGAACGTGACGCCGGGTTCGACTTCAGCGACGAGTTCGAGTGTCTCCAACTCGACCGCAACCGTTGCGGGCTCCGTCCGCGTAATCGGGGCGGGAATGTCGCGAGGGTCGGCTGCAATGCGGCTGACATCGACGGGTTTCGCTGGACCGAGTTCGACTTCGGTTTGGAGCGAAATCGGTCGAGTTTGAATATTCGTGTGTGGCGGGGTGCCAACGGTACAGCCAGCCAGTGCCATCGCACCCCCGAGTCCAGCGGCCTGCAGTACACGACGTCGAGTTGTCGTAAATGTCATGAGTATGTTCTCCAGTTAATTGTTCCTCATCTAGTAGTATATAATGGAAATATGAGTCTCAGCCTGTGGGAACCATCATTTTGAGCTATCCATACCGCTCTGCTAATCTTATATATGGCCACAGCACTCTCAACAAACACGATTGGGCGGCGTCGCTTTTTGCAGGCTGCGACCGCGGCAACGGTCGGTGGGTCGCTGCTTGCGTCAGCGCGTCCAGCGGCCGCACAGGATGGAACCAGTCTCACCGAGTGGTTCTCGAACGTTTCTAACTACAACGGCATCACAGACGAGCGTGGCACCCCTCGCGTGCTAGTCTCGGTTGGTGCAGCGGGGAACGGTGGTGGCTTCGCTTTTTCGCCGCCAGCGGTTCGCATCGATCCTGGAACGACCGTCGTCTGGACGTGGACTGGTGAGGGTGGCTTCCACAACGTCGTGGCCACCGACGGAGCGTACAAAAGCGAGCTGGTCGAGGAGGCAGCCAGCACCTTCGAGCACACCTTCGAGAGCGAGGGTGTCTCGACCTACGTCTGTGGTCCACACGAGGCGATGGGCATGAAGGGGGCGATAATCGTTGGGGATATCAAAGTCATCGCCTCACCGCCACAACCAGCGGTTACCTTCGCCACCCGCGAACCCGTTTACGGCGATTGGTTCAACGACGTGGACAACTTCGAAGGAACTGCCGACATGCGCGGTCAAACTGAGGTTCGAGTGCAAGTCGGTGCGGAAGGGAACGGTGGTGAATTCGCCGTTTCCCCACCCGCTATTCACGTCGACCCCGGTACCACGGTCATCTGGGAATGGGTTGGTGAGGGTGGCCCGCACAAAGTGACGCTCGAAGACGGGAGCCAGGCTAGCCCCTCGCAGTCGACCGGCGAGTGGGGTCTCGTCTTCGACGGCGTTGGAATCAGCAAGTACGCCTGTGAACCACACCGAGCACAGGGAATGAAAGGTGCTGTTGTCGTCGGTGACGTCTTCGAGGGCGTATACGATCTCTCTCCAGTCTCCCTCAGCGTATTCGGTGGACTCGGCATGGCGCTCCTCTCACCGCTCGCCTTTGGTTTGTTCTTGCGACTACGAGGCGACCGCAAGGCTCGTCACAGGTATTGACACCCTCGATTCTCGCCTTCTGGGAATCAGACTCTCCTTATATTCTCTTTCTACTCGTCTACTTAATTGTAAGGTGAATAAAATGTCCATCAACGCCCCTAACACGTTCGAGAGCCAGATCGCTGGCGTCACCGTCACCGGGAAAGCTCACAGCCTCAGCGCGTGGTTCGTCCTCGCGCTCCGCCTCGTCATCGGTTTCGCGTTCCTTTACACCGGCCTCGAAAAGGTTCTCAACGGCTTCAGCGCCGCAGGATATCTCGGAAACGTCGCCGCAGCAAACGGAAATCCCCTTGAGGGAATGTTCCTCTGGATGAGCCAGACGCCCTGGTTCGTCGACTTTGTGAACGTCGCGGTTCCGTGGGGTGAAGTGTTCATCGGCCTTGGCCTCATGGTTGGCCTCCTGACCCGCCTCGCGGCGTTCTTCGGCGCGTTCATGATGCTCATGTTCTACTTCGGCAACTGGAACATGGCCCACGGGTTCATCAACAGCGACTTCATGTACATGCTGGTCTTCCTCGCGGTGGCCGCGTTCGGTGCGGGTCGCATCCTCGGCCTCGACGCGTTTGTCGAGCGCTACGAGATCGATGGCACGGCTCTCATCGAGAAGTACCCCGCCTTGGACTACATCCTCGGGTGAACTACCCCACCCTACCGCTCGTCTTGCGACTCGCGCTTGAGGGTGGGGCTTCCTGCTTCCAAGACGCGCTTTGCAGGAACCGAAGTGGTTCCCGTAGGGAGCGCAGTCTCCACAGGCGTTGATTCGGAGCGTCCCGCTCCTAACTGCTTGATTCCACGCCGAAGGATATTCCACGCCGCGTTCCAATCCCTGTCTGCGGTGAAGCTACACGAGGGACAGGAGTGTTCACGGACCCACAATGGCTTGTCGCTTTTCACTCCACACGCGGCGCACTCTTTGGTCGTGTTTCGTGGGTCAACCGAGATGAAGTGCGTTCCTTCTCGCTCGCATTTGTATTCGAGCATCCGAAGAAAAGTGCTCCATGCGGCGGATGCTCGGTTACGCGAGTTTGAGTTGAACTGCATCATCCCCTTCACGTTCAAGTCTTCGACCGCTACGAGGTCGTACTCTTTTGCGTAGTAGTTCGAGAGTTTGTGCAAAAAGTCGCGGCGCTTCCGTCGGAGGTCGGCGTGACACTCCGCGACCCGACGCCGTTGTGTCTCGTAGTTGGCAGAGCCGTGTTCCTTCCGCGAGAGTTTCCGTTGCTCTCGTTCCAAGCGTTCACGTTCGTCCGAGTGGTCGAGTGATCCGACCGCCGTGCCGTCGGTGTCGTGGGCGTACGTGAGAATCCCAACGTCGATACCGACGCACTTCTCGGGATTCTCGGGTTTCGCAGGCGGGTCGTCAGGGGTTTCGACGCCGAACGTAGCGAACCATTCGCCCGTCGGTTCCTTCTTGACCGTGACCTGCTTGAGTTTCGCGTCGTCGGGAATATCTCGGTGAAGCCGAATTGGTACGTCCGCGAGTTTCGAGAGTGATAGGACAGTCTGACCGCCCTTCTTGTCGAGCTTGAAGCCAGACTGACTGTACGTGAAACTGCGGAACTCCCGTGGCGGCTTCCACGTGAGTTGACCAACGCGATAGCCATTCTCCTTGAGTTTGGAGAGTCCTTTGACGTTCTGCTCGATTCGCATGACCGCTGTTTGTAGAACTGTCGAGTACACGTCCGAGAGGCTGTCCCACCACTCTTTCAGGGATGGAATCTCGTCTCGGATGGACCGAACACGCTGATTGAGCGTGCCTGCGTCCTCGGGTATTTGGTCGAAGCGGTAGAGCGCGTGGTTGTAGAGTTGCCTACAAATGTCTCGGTGGCGGTCCAACTCCTCTCGGTGGGCGTCGGACGGCTTGAGACGGTACTTGTAGGCGTAGTACATTCGCTACTCGTGTTCCTCGATGTACTCGTCAAGTCGCTCGCGGATGAACGACGAGAGATTCAGGTGGTGTTCCTGAACCCACTCGTGTTGGTCCTCTCGGAGCGTGATTGTGGTTCGTTTCACCGTATGCATTGTATTTACTGTATGCACAAAGCAGTTACGATTGCGTGGGCCTGTGGGACGAGTGTCGAACGTGTTTGACACTCGTGCGGCGTTGACGAGACGCGTCGCGTCTCGTTCGCACACGAGAGTAAAGCTCTCGTGAACGCTGTATCCCTCCCTACTCGCTCCCTTTGGTCGCTCCTTGAGGAAGGGGGCTTAGCGCCTACTTTCAGCTAAAGCGCACCGTTTCTGCTTTTTCGATTTTCTGACGTCTGCTCCGAGTCCTGTCGTGGATTTGTTTCTCGAATCCCTGGTATACTCGTGCGGACGATACAACCTCACTCGGCGTAGAGTGAGTACAGAATTATCCCAAAGCCAGCGGTCGTGAGCGTGCTCTCGATCGAAAGGACGATTCCTGAGTCCAATCCGAACGCTTGGTGGGCTGCACCCGCAGCAAGAGCCCCAACTGTAACGATAGCAAATCCGAGTGCAAGTACCCCAAGCGGCGGTGCGTTGGTTCGTCGATAGGCTCTGTACGCAAAGTAGGTGATGAGGCTGCCGAGGACGAGCGTAATCGTCTTCAGGGCCACGACCACCGTTGGGATGAGTGAACTCATGTTCCTCTGCGCATTTCCGCCCACATCGATGCAAGCTGTTCCTCCGGTTGTGCTGGCGGACGGACGATGGAAACGTCAAATTCTCGGTTTTCGTCGAGCCAAATCGAAACTTCCTCGAACGCGGTATGGTACATCGTTTGGTGGTGTCCGTCTTGCCGGAGTTTCATCTGTGTGGCTAGCAGCGAGGCGTCGTTGAGTTGTTCGAGTTTTCGGTACGTC
This sequence is a window from Haladaptatus sp. QDMS2. Protein-coding genes within it:
- a CDS encoding transposase — translated: MYYAYKYRLKPSDAHREELDRHRDICRQLYNHALYRFDQIPEDAGTLNQRVRSIRDEIPSLKEWWDSLSDVYSTVLQTAVMRIEQNVKGLSKLKENGYRVGQLTWKPPREFRSFTYSQSGFKLDKKGGQTVLSLSKLADVPIRLHRDIPDDAKLKQVTVKKEPTGEWFATFGVETPDDPPAKPENPEKCVGIDVGILTYAHDTDGTAVGSLDHSDERERLEREQRKLSRKEHGSANYETQRRRVAECHADLRRKRRDFLHKLSNYYAKEYDLVAVEDLNVKGMMQFNSNSRNRASAAWSTFLRMLEYKCEREGTHFISVDPRNTTKECAACGVKSDKPLWVREHSCPSCSFTADRDWNAAWNILRRGIKQLGAGRSESTPVETALPTGTTSVPAKRVLEAGSPTLKRESQDER
- a CDS encoding halocyanin domain-containing protein translates to MATALSTNTIGRRRFLQAATAATVGGSLLASARPAAAQDGTSLTEWFSNVSNYNGITDERGTPRVLVSVGAAGNGGGFAFSPPAVRIDPGTTVVWTWTGEGGFHNVVATDGAYKSELVEEAASTFEHTFESEGVSTYVCGPHEAMGMKGAIIVGDIKVIASPPQPAVTFATREPVYGDWFNDVDNFEGTADMRGQTEVRVQVGAEGNGGEFAVSPPAIHVDPGTTVIWEWVGEGGPHKVTLEDGSQASPSQSTGEWGLVFDGVGISKYACEPHRAQGMKGAVVVGDVFEGVYDLSPVSLSVFGGLGMALLSPLAFGLFLRLRGDRKARHRY
- a CDS encoding helix-turn-helix domain-containing protein; protein product: MVRKSFWEDDAPAVQEILDSLDDPACRTLIRRLTEPMTARELSDAADVPLSTTYRKLEQLNDASLLATQMKLRQDGHHQTMYHTAFEEVSIWLDENREFDVSIVRPPAQPEEQLASMWAEMRRGT
- the nirK gene encoding copper-containing nitrite reductase; translation: MTFTTTRRRVLQAAGLGGAMALAGCTVGTPPHTNIQTRPISLQTEVELGPAKPVDVSRIAADPRDIPAPITRTEPATVAVELETLELVAEVEPGVTFTYMTFNGQVPGPFIRTRVGDTVDLTIRNHEDNAMVHNVDFHAARGPGGGAEATVVAPGEERRLRFKVTYPGAFIYHCAVADVDYHISAGMFGIILVEPEEGLPPVDHEFYLGQHELYTTGKTGQKGHHEFDFARMAMEDPTYVLMNGEKYAITPDKYAEMNVKTGETARIFFGVGGPNLFSSFHPIGSVWDEVWEQGALASEPMRYVQTTPVLPGSACVATMSFPVPGDFKLVDHALSRVARKGALAVITAEGPENPDVFEPIA
- a CDS encoding DoxX family protein, with translation MSINAPNTFESQIAGVTVTGKAHSLSAWFVLALRLVIGFAFLYTGLEKVLNGFSAAGYLGNVAAANGNPLEGMFLWMSQTPWFVDFVNVAVPWGEVFIGLGLMVGLLTRLAAFFGAFMMLMFYFGNWNMAHGFINSDFMYMLVFLAVAAFGAGRILGLDAFVERYEIDGTALIEKYPALDYILG